A window of the Streptomyces formicae genome harbors these coding sequences:
- a CDS encoding flavin reductase family protein: MTATPDLGVPQLASPDLLRAVFRQHAAGVAVITAHGDRPVGFTATSLNSVAAEPPLISFGIGTASSSWPIVSQADHIGVHVLGEHQRELAATFARSGADRFAPPTRWRTGPAGVPVLDGVLAWLVCRVVARVPAGDHRIVVAEAVAGDPAGAGRPLLYHQGRFNALRD, from the coding sequence ATGACGGCTACGCCCGATCTCGGCGTCCCTCAACTGGCCTCCCCGGACCTGCTCCGCGCCGTCTTCCGGCAGCACGCGGCAGGCGTCGCGGTCATCACGGCGCACGGCGACCGCCCCGTCGGCTTCACCGCCACCTCCCTCAACTCCGTCGCCGCCGAGCCTCCGTTGATCTCCTTCGGGATCGGCACCGCGTCGTCCAGCTGGCCCATCGTCTCGCAGGCCGACCACATCGGTGTCCACGTGCTCGGCGAGCACCAGCGCGAGCTGGCCGCCACCTTCGCGCGCAGCGGCGCCGACCGCTTCGCCCCGCCCACCCGATGGCGTACCGGACCCGCGGGCGTACCGGTCCTCGACGGGGTGCTGGCGTGGCTGGTCTGCCGCGTCGTCGCCCGGGTGCCCGCAGGGGACCATCGCATCGTCGTCGCCGAGGCCGTCGCGGGCGACCCCGCCGGGGCCGGCCGCCCGCTGCTGTACCACCAGGGCCGCTTCAACGCGCTGAGGGACTGA
- a CDS encoding electron transfer flavoprotein subunit beta/FixA family protein: MSLRIVVCVKYVPDATGDRRFADDLTVDRDDVDGLLSELDEYAVEQALQIAEAAEGAEVTVVTVGPEDAKDALRKALSMGADRAVHVEDDDLHGSDVMGTSLVLAKAIEKTGYDLVVCGMASTDGTMGVLPAVLAERLGVAQVTLVSEVSVQDGIVRGRRDGDTASEQLEASLPAVVSVTDQSGEARYPSFKGIMAAKKKPVASLDLSDLDLEAEEVGLQGAWTVVDSAAERPARTAGTVVKDEGEGGKQLAEFLAGQKFI, encoded by the coding sequence GTGAGCTTGAGGATCGTTGTCTGTGTGAAGTACGTGCCTGATGCGACCGGTGACCGGCGTTTTGCCGATGACCTGACCGTGGACCGTGACGATGTGGATGGCCTGCTGTCGGAGCTGGACGAGTACGCGGTGGAGCAGGCGTTGCAGATCGCCGAGGCGGCGGAGGGGGCGGAGGTCACGGTGGTGACGGTGGGTCCGGAGGACGCCAAGGACGCGTTGCGCAAGGCGTTGTCGATGGGCGCGGACAGGGCCGTTCATGTCGAGGACGACGATCTGCACGGTTCGGATGTGATGGGCACGTCGCTGGTGCTGGCGAAGGCGATCGAGAAGACCGGCTATGACCTGGTCGTGTGCGGCATGGCGTCGACCGACGGGACGATGGGTGTGCTGCCGGCGGTCCTGGCGGAGCGGTTGGGTGTGGCGCAGGTGACGCTGGTGTCGGAGGTGTCGGTCCAGGACGGCATCGTCAGGGGGCGCCGGGACGGTGACACCGCGTCCGAGCAGCTTGAGGCGTCGTTGCCGGCGGTGGTGTCGGTGACGGACCAGTCGGGTGAGGCGCGTTACCCGTCGTTCAAGGGGATCATGGCGGCGAAGAAGAAGCCGGTCGCCTCGCTGGACCTCTCCGACCTGGACCTGGAGGCGGAGGAGGTCGGTCTTCAGGGTGCCTGGACGGTGGTGGACTCCGCGGCCGAGCGGCCGGCCCGCACGGCGGGCACGGTCGTCAAGGACGAGGGCGAGGGCGGCAAGCAGCTCGCGGAGTTCCTCGCGGGCCAGAAGTTCATCTGA